A window of bacterium genomic DNA:
TTATAGGAACACCCTGTAATGCACAAGCAACGCCTCCTACAAGGATTGCTTCCAAATTTACCTTTTTAAGCTCTGTTAAAATTTTTAACAAAATTGTCTCATCAGGGGACATATTTATTATTCCCTATTTTTCTTAATAAAAATCTTCTCGGCCAGGTTTTTGGTTTTAGTAAGTTTAATATGATAAGCCGTAAATTATGAATAGGTATATCGGGAAACCTTTTTGAAATTTTTTCTGTGTACCTGTTAACCTTTCTAAAAATTTTATTTTGTAAATTTTCCATATGCCAACACCTCATCACACCTTTTGCATAAACCATCTACATTTTCTGTGAAGCTAAACATCCAGCACCTTGGGCATTTTATTCCCTTGTGATTAGAGACCTCTATCTCTAATCCCTCTCCTTTCTCAAGCAAAACCTCTGAAACAATAAATATCTCACAAAGAGAATCTTTATATTTATCAAGAAGGTCAAATTTTTCTGTCTTTATTTTTAAAGATGCCTCTAATGGGGAGCCGATTTCCTTATTTTCCCTTTTCTTTTCCAAAGCAAGATTAACCTCCTCCCTTATCTTAATAATCTCCTCCATCTCCTCTTTTATTGCTTGATTTTTATAATTTACATTCGGCTTTGGAAATTGTTGGAAAAATATACTACCTTCATTTTGCATTTTTCCCCAAACCTCCTCTGCGGTGAACGATAGAATGGGTGCAATAAGCTTTACCAGAGAGATAAGGCATTGATAAAGCACAGTCTGAGCCACCCTCCTTTTGATTGAATTGGCTTCCTCGCAATATAGCCTGTCTTTTAATATATCAAGGTATAGATTTGATAAATCCCTTGTGCAAAAATCAAGGATTTCTCTAAATACAATATGAAATTCAAATTTAAGATAGGCATCCAAGACATTTTCTATTAAAACCTGAAGGTTATGGAGGATATATTTATCAATTAAGTTCAATTCATTATATGATACAGGGCTTTCAAAATCATAAAGGTTTCCTAAGAGAAATCTAAATGTGTTCCTTATCTTTCGATACGACAAAATGATTGGTTTAAGGATTTCGTCGCCTATTTTTATATCCTCTCTAAAATCAACTGAGGAAACCCAAAGCCTTAATATATCTGCCCCATATTTTTCAACAATCTTTTGGGGTGGAATAACATTTCCCGCTGATTTTGACATCGCAATACCTTTTTCATCTAAGATAAATCCATGGGTTAAAACCGCCTTATATGGCGGGCAATTAAATCCGGCAAGGGATGTTATAATGGATGATTGAAACCAACCCCGGTGTTGGTCAGAACCTTCAAGATACAAATCTGCTGGCCAGGAAAGCTTTTGATTATCCCTTAAAACAGCATAATGTGAAGAGCCAGAATCAAACCAAACATCAAGGATGTCCTTTTCTTTAGTAAGATTGCAACCTTCACAGGATGGACAGGATATAATGAGTCGGGAGGAGGAGATCGGGAGTCGGGAGTCAAAAAGGTAATCATTATTAAAATAGGCCTCTACCCCACTTTCTTCAATTATTTTTTGTGCCATTTCAATGCTTTTTTCTGTAATAAAGGATTTTTGACAATTATTGCAAAAAAAGGATGGAATGGGAATCCCCCATGCCCTCTGCCTTGAGATGCACCAATCTCCCCTTGCCTCCATCATTCCTACAAACCTATTTTTTCCATAGTCGGGTATCCATTGGACATTATCGCAGAGAGAAATTATCCTCTTTCTTAAATCCTTGTGGTCAATATTTATGAACCATTGGCTGGTTGCCCGAAATATAATAGGTTTTTTGCACCTCCAGCAATGTGGATAGGAATGTAG
This region includes:
- the ileS gene encoding isoleucine--tRNA ligase yields the protein INLPKTDFPMKANLAQLEPKVLKKWEEIDIYKALLENNKEKPKYILHDGPPYANGNIHIGHSLNKILKDIIVKYKVLSGFNIPYVPGWDCHGLPIEHKVMEKLPKDTEFSEIRKACREYANKFVDIQRNEFKRLGVFGDWENPYLTFEKGYIVKTLELFKIMVREGYVYKDKKPVFWCKSCKTALAEAEVVYKEKKSPSIIVKFPYKDKFILIWTTTPWTLFGNTGIAIHPEYPYCEIEHNQEKLIMAKDLVASVMKEKEYKVLRDVLGKELDEQYAKHPFLERESKIILDYLVTLDCGTGCVHIAPGHGIEDYAAGCKNDLPLICEVDDNGKFTSGIFEGEDVSLADKKIIEHLDKMGMLFEKDEILHSYPHCWRCKKPIIFRATSQWFINIDHKDLRKRIISLCDNVQWIPDYGKNRFVGMMEARGDWCISRQRAWGIPIPSFFCNNCQKSFITEKSIEMAQKIIEESGVEAYFNNDYLFDSRLPISSSRLIISCPSCEGCNLTKEKDILDVWFDSGSSHYAVLRDNQKLSWPADLYLEGSDQHRGWFQSSIITSLAGFNCPPYKAVLTHGFILDEKGIAMSKSAGNVIPPQKIVEKYGADILRLWVSSVDFREDIKIGDEILKPIILSYRKIRNTFRFLLGNLYDFESPVSYNELNLIDKYILHNLQVLIENVLDAYLKFEFHIVFREILDFCTRDLSNLYLDILKDRLYCEEANSIKRRVAQTVLYQCLISLVKLIAPILSFTAEEVWGKMQNEGSIFFQQFPKPNVNYKNQAIKEEMEEIIKIREEVNLALEKKRENKEIGSPLEASLKIKTEKFDLLDKYKDSLCEIFIVSEVLLEKGEGLEIEVSNHKGIKCPRCWMFSFTENVDGLCKRCDEVLAYGKFTK